GGCGGTTCCGTATTCCGTTTCCCTGGTGGGGCCGGCGATCGTTTTCGGCGGTGTCGTCTCCTTCATCTCCCTTTACGCCATCGAGCTGGGGAATCCCGGGATGGCCGGAGGTTATTTTGTCGTTTACGCCCTGGCCCTGGTCCTGTCCCGGATGGTGTCGGGAAAAATCTATGACCGCAAGGGACCCGATAGCGCGGTCATTCCCGGCTTTCTGCTTTATTTGGCGGGTATGGTCGCCCTCGGCCTCGCCGATGGGCCGGTGCTGTTTTATGCGGGGGCGGGATTGATCGGTTTCGGCTACGGTGCGATTCAGCCCTCCGTTCAGGCTTTGGTCATCGCGGGGGTGCCTGCGGAGCGACGGGGAGCGGCCACCGCCACCTATTTGACCGCCATGGACGCGGGAATCGGACTCGGCTCCTTCGTGCTGGGGCTGTTTGTCGGATGGTGGGGCTACCGGAGCATGTTCCTGATCGGCGGCCTGTTCGTGTTGGCATCGATGTTTGTTTACCGGTGGGCAAGGACGCTCTCCCGGGAAAGGGAGGGGGAGAGGAAGACCGCGTAAAGGATCTTCTCTCCCGGGGGATCAATCCCACCGCAGCCACTTGGGAAAGTGATTTTTCAACATTCCTCCGGAGATTTTCCCCCAGCCGAGGGGAAAGCGGTCGACGGTCACAAGAACCCATCCCTTCTCCCCGGAATGGGGCAGCGTCTCCCCGCGGAGGTAGCGGTGGAGTTCGGGGCTGTCCTCGGCGAAGGAGACGGCACGCTTGACGCGGTCCGGCGTCAGGGTCATCGACCAGGAGTGGGAGGGGACAAACCGCCCCTTTTTCACCTGCCCCAGATAGCATCCCGGGCGTTCCACCTTGAGCCCCTTCAGAGTGGGGAGAGGACCCGGCAGAAGGTACAGGTGCTCTCCGTACAGGGTGAAGGGGCCGTCGGGGGGGCCTTCCGCCAGCGTTTCCCGGGCAAACTGCTTCAATTTGTTTTTGGCGTCGGCGGAGACGGGCGGAAAGGCGCCCGGACGCGGGGCCGTCCCTTCCGGACCGCCGGTCTTTTCCATGACGGCGACGAAATGTCCCTCGCCCCGGAGGTGATGGGGCCAAAGCCGGGCGGAACGGGCGAGCTGCGACGGACCGTCAACCCAGTCGGGACGCCCCTCCCGGTAATGTTCCGCCTGGGGGACGGGCTTCAGTTCGAATTCCGGATGTTGTTCCAAGAAGCGGAGGATCACTTCCTCGTTTTCCACCGGATTGAAGGTGCAGGTGGAATAGGTGAGCCGCCCGCCGGGGCGGAGCATTGCGGCGGCCGCTTCCAGAATCTCCAGCTGCACGTCGGCGCAGCGTCGAGTGGCCCGCGGACTCCACCGTCCGCACACGTCGGGATCCTTGCGGAACATGCCTTCGCCGGAGCAGGGGGCGTCCACCAGGATCCGGTCGAAGAAGCCGACAAAGCGTCGGCTCAGCCTCCGCGGCGACTCGGTCAGGACCACCGCGTGGCTCACGCCCAAGCGGTCCAGGTTTTCCACCAGCACCTTGACCCGCCGGGGATCGATCTCGTTGGCGACCAGAAGGCCCTGGCCCCTCATGCGGGCGGCGATTTGGGTTGTTTTCCCGCCGGGAGCGGCACAAAGGTCCAACACCCGTTCTCCCGGTCGGGGATCCAGGGCCACCACCGGGGCCATGGCGCTGGGTTCCTGGATGTAATACAGCCCGGCGGCATGGTAGACGTGTTTCCCCGGACGATCCTCTTCCGGCTCGAAATAAAAGCCTTCCCCGCACCAGGGGATCGGTTCCAAGCGGAAGGGAACCCGCTGAAGAAATTCCTCCACCCCGATTTTGAGGGTGTTCACCCGGAGGCCTTTGGATGGCGGTTCTTCATAGGTGGCGAGGAAGGCGGGATATTCTTCCTTCAGGAGTGCGTTCATTTGTTCCAGGTATTCGTTGGGGAGCTGTGCCACAGGTCATCCTCCCGTCTGGTGTCTGAGGTTGCACCTGTTATTGTAGCAAACGGGAGGAAGGAAAAAAATGATGGGGCCGATGATAAAGCCCGAAGCCGGGGGTGCGGCGATTGCTGTCGCCCTTTTCCGATGAAAGGGAGCCCCCGAGGACTGGTTTGACCGAGGATCTGTGAATTCGAGGTAATGGGAGGGATAGGATGGAGAATTCAAAGGTGCGCCGTTGGGGAGCTGAAGCCATTGCCGCCGTGCAGTGGCTGATCTTTTTGGTGGCCAACACGGTGGCGCTGCCGGTGGTGATCGCCGAGATTTTTCAATTCACACCTTCGGAAACCGCCGCCCTGATGCAGCGGACGTTTTTGGTGGTGGCGATCGGATCGCTGCTGCAGGGATGGCTGGGACACCGGCTGCCGCTCATGGACGGACCTGCGGGCATTTGGATGGGGGTGTTCGCCATCCTGGGGAGTCAGGCTCTCGCGCAGGGCAGCGATGCCCGGGAGGTATTGCAGTCGTTGGAGGGGGCGATGCTGGTCACCGGGGGATGTTTTTTGATCCTCTCCATGACGGGAGTGTTGGGAAGAATGCTTTCCCTTTTCACTCCCCTGGTGACGGGGACTTATCTGCTTCTGCTCGTCTCTCAGCTGAGCGGGATCTTTTTTCAGGGAATGTTGACCGGTGCAAACGGCGATTTTGATCCGCTTTCCGCTTTGATCGCCCTGGGGGTGTTTTTTCTCGTCCTTCTCCTGTCCGCCGTCGGGAGAGGATGGTGGAAAAGTTATGCGATGCTGATCGGGATGCTCGCCGGATGGATTCTTTTTTTCGCTCTCGGGCGGGCCTCCGGGACGGAGATCTCGACCGGTTCGCCGGTTCCGTCCGTGTTTGAATGGGGGCTTCCGCGCGTCGGAATGGAGTCGGCGGTTACCGGAATCCTCGTCGCTTTCGTCCTGCTGTCCAACATGGTGGCCAGTCTGGCAGCCGTCGGCGAGGCGGTCCGCGGCCGCAGCCATGTGAATATCCGGGAGTTGAACCGGGGAAGTTGGGTGAGCGGGATCAACCACGGCTTGTCCGCCCTGTTCTCCACGGGCGGGATGGTTCCCCTTTCCGTGTCGGCGGGTTTTATCCGGCTGACCGGAGTAAGGGGAAGGAGCCCCTTCTTGTTCGCCTGTCTGCTCATGATCGGGGTTTCCCTGGTTCCGACCTTGACGGAGGCGCTTGCCTCCATTCCGGGTCCCGTCGTCTACGCCGCCCTCTTGGCCTCCTTCGTCCAAATGGCGGGCACCGCGTTGCGGACGGTGATGGAACACCCCCTGGACGAGCGGCGAACGACGATTTTTGGAATCAGCCTGGTGTTGGGGGTCGGGACGATGTTTCTCCCCACTCCGTTTTTTGATGCGTTCCCTCCGGCGGTAAGATATGTGCTCGAAAACGGACTCCTCGTCGGAACGTTGGCCGTATTTTTCCTCGAGCAGCTCTGGCGGGAAAGGAAGCGTTTGTCATCGGATCCGGGTGGAAATAATGGGGATCAGCATCGGGAAAAACGCTTGAAGGAAGGGATCCCCTCTGAACAAGCCGGAGAAGGAAAAGCTGAAGGAGATTACCGTTGACCGTTCCCTCCGAAAAAATATCGAGATTTTGAACCGGGTGCTCGGCGTGGGGAAAAGCTTCGATGTGATCTGTCGCGAACTCACCTATGGAGGGAAAGATTTCGCCCTGTATTTTGTGAACGGTTTTGCCAAGGACGACATCCTGAACCGGGTGATGGATCACTTATCCAAGCTGGAACGGAAGGATCTCGTCCCCGGGACGATCAACCGGCTGATCCGCACCCATGTGCCCTATCTCGAAGTGGAATCCACAAAGAAGATCGACGAAGTGGTGACGGCGGTCCTGTCCGGTCCGCTGGCCCTGTTGGTCGACGGGGAAGAAGAGGCCATCCTGATCGATGCCCGAACGTATCCCGCCCGCAATCCGGAAGAACCGGATGTGGAGCGGGTGGTTCGGGGATCCCGGGACGGTTTTGTGGAGACGCTCGTCTTCAATACCGCCCTGACCCGCCGCAGGCTCCGGGATCCTTCCCTTCGCATGGAGTACTTGCAAGTAGGTACCCGCTCAAAAACCGACATCTGCATCGCTTATCTTGAGGATGTGGCGGACCCCGAGTTGGTGGAGACGGTCCGGAACTCCCTGAGCCGGATTCAGGTGGACGGATTGACGATGGCGGAGAAGAGCCTGGAGGAGTTTCTGTTCCGGCGCTTCTGGAATCCCTATCCGATGGTCCGTTTCACGGAACGGCCCGACGTGGCGGCGGTCCATCTGTTGGAGGGACATGTGCTGATCTATGTGGACAGCTCCCCCAGCGTGATGATCACTCCCACCACCTTTTTTCACCACCTGCAGCATGCGGAGGAATATCGGCAGAAACCGGGGGTGGGGGCTTTTCTCCGATGGGTTCGGTTTCTCGGGATAGGGGCCTCCCTCTTTTTGATCCCCCTGTGGTATCTGTTTGTCCTGGAACCGGAGCTCCTCCCCGCGGATCTGCGCTTTCTCGGACCGGAGAAGATCGGGGATGTTCCCCTCTTTCTGCAGATCCTGACGGCGGAGCTGGGGGTGGAGATCCTGCGGATGGCGTCGATCCACACGCCGTCCCCCCTGGCCACGGCACTGGGTTTGATCGCCGCCGTTCTGCTCGGTGAAATGGCGGTAAAGGTGGGGCTGTTCAACGTGGAGGTGATTTTGTACGTGGCCCTTGCTTCCATCGGCACCTTTGCCACCCCCAGCTATGAGCTGGGCCTGGCCAACAAGATTTCCCGGCTGGTTTTTCTCGTCGGGGTCGCCCTGGGAAAATTGCCGGGGCTGATCCTCACCGTAGGAATCTGGTTCCTCCTGCTTGCGACGACCCGATGCCTCAACACCCCCTACATGTGGCCGCTGGTCCCCTTTAACGGAAAAGCGTTGTGGGATGTGATGGTCCGTTCGCCCATGCCGATCAAATCGAAACGTCCGCGGGTGCTGTCTCCGTCGGATCCGGATCGCCGGGAAGGATAGGAGGATGGGAAGGTTCTTAAGATGCGCGAAAGGGCGGGGAGCGCCTCCCCCCATCCGGGGATTTCCAAGAAAGTGATTCAAATCGGATGAAAAGTTCGTTAAAATGGTGTGGAAACCATCCAAATAAAGCCACGACTAAGTATCCCCGTTATTGAATGACTATTCATTCAGTCAGGAGGGTTTCCAATGACAGAAAAGAAGATCTGGCATCAGCATTATCCGGAGGAAGTCCCCGCAACCCTGGAGTACCCCAAAGCGTATCTGACGGATTTTCTTTTGGAGTCCGCTCGGGAGTTTCCCAAGCGGGACGCCGTTCACTTCATGGGAAAGCGAATCACGTATCAGGAGCTCCTGGAGGATGTATACCGTTTCGCTCACGCCCTGGCGGATCTGGGGGTGCGCAAGGGGGACCGGGTTTCGATCATGCTCCCCAACACGCCCCAGGCGGTCATCGCCTATTATGGAGCCCTGTTTGCCGGGGCGGTCGTCGTCCAAACCAACCCCATGTACATGGAGCGGGAATTGAAACACCAGCTGTCGGATTCCGGCGCGGAAACGATCATCTGCGTGGATCTGGTTTTCGACAAGGTGAAGAAGGTGATGGAGGAGACCCCGCTGAAGCGCGTCATCGTCACCAGCATCAAGGATTATCTCCCCTTTCCGAAGAACCTCCTGTATCCGCTCAAAATGATCAAGGAAGGTCAGCATGTGGACATTTCTTACGGAGGAAACATCCACCGCTTCTCCGATCTCATCCGGAAAGCACCCGCGAATCCGGTGACGATGCCCGTCGAATCCCCCGATGAACTGGCCCTCCTCCAGTATACTGGCGGAACCACGGGGCTTGCGAAGGGAGCGATGCTGACCCATCGCAATCTGGTGGCCAATACCGTCCAGTGCGCCGCGTGGATGTACCGGGGGAGGCGCGGAAAAGAAAAAACCTTGGGAATTCTGCCCTTTTTCCATGTTTACGGGATGACCGTGGTGATGAATTATTCCGTGTACATGGCGGCGACGATGATCCTCCTGCCGAAATTTGATGCCGGACAAGTCCTCAAGACGATTGCCGAGGAGAAGCCGACCCTCTTTCCCGGCGCCCCTACGATGTATGTGGCCCTGATCAATCATCCCGATATCGAAAAGTACGATCTTTCCTCGGTTGAAGCTTGCCTCAGCGGATCCGCGCCCCTTCCCGTCGAAGTGCAGGAGCGGTTTGAAAAATTGACAGGAGGACGCCTGGTCGAAGGGTATGGATTGACGGAGGCTTCCCCCGTCACCCACGCAAATCCCGTTTGGGGCCGCCGAAAAACCGGCAGGATCGGTCTGCCGTGGCCGGACACCGATTGCCGGATTGTCAATCCGGAGACCGGCGAAGAGGTGAAGCAGGGAGAGGTCGGTGAGCTCCAGGTTCGCGGTCCCCAGGTGATGAAGGGGTACTGGAACCGGCCGGAGGAGACGGAGAAGGTGCTCAAGGACGGATGGCTGAGCACCGGAGACATGGCTTTCATGGATGAGGAAGGATATTTCGCCATCATGGACCGCAAAAAGGACGTGATCATCGCCGGCGGATTCAACATCTATCCGCGGGAGGTGGAAGAGGTGCTGTTTGAACACCCGGCGGTTCAGGAAGCGGCCGTCGTCGGTGTTCCGGATCCCTATCGGGGGGAAACCGTGAAGGCGTTTATCGTTCTCAGGGAGGGCGAGAAAATAACGGAGGAGGAACTGGATGCCTACTGCCGGGAGCGGCTGGCGGCTTACAAGGTTCCCCGCCGCTACGAGTTCCGCTCCGAATTGCCCAAGACGACGGTGGGCAAGGTCCTCCGACGGGTATTGGTTGAAGAAGAAAAGCAGGGGTGATGCGGCAGCCGCTCGGAGGATCGCCGGGTCGCACGGCGGTTTCCCACGGGTCGGTG
This is a stretch of genomic DNA from Planifilum fimeticola. It encodes these proteins:
- a CDS encoding spore germination protein, with the protein product MNKPEKEKLKEITVDRSLRKNIEILNRVLGVGKSFDVICRELTYGGKDFALYFVNGFAKDDILNRVMDHLSKLERKDLVPGTINRLIRTHVPYLEVESTKKIDEVVTAVLSGPLALLVDGEEEAILIDARTYPARNPEEPDVERVVRGSRDGFVETLVFNTALTRRRLRDPSLRMEYLQVGTRSKTDICIAYLEDVADPELVETVRNSLSRIQVDGLTMAEKSLEEFLFRRFWNPYPMVRFTERPDVAAVHLLEGHVLIYVDSSPSVMITPTTFFHHLQHAEEYRQKPGVGAFLRWVRFLGIGASLFLIPLWYLFVLEPELLPADLRFLGPEKIGDVPLFLQILTAELGVEILRMASIHTPSPLATALGLIAAVLLGEMAVKVGLFNVEVILYVALASIGTFATPSYELGLANKISRLVFLVGVALGKLPGLILTVGIWFLLLATTRCLNTPYMWPLVPFNGKALWDVMVRSPMPIKSKRPRVLSPSDPDRREG
- a CDS encoding purine/pyrimidine permease, which gives rise to MENSKVRRWGAEAIAAVQWLIFLVANTVALPVVIAEIFQFTPSETAALMQRTFLVVAIGSLLQGWLGHRLPLMDGPAGIWMGVFAILGSQALAQGSDAREVLQSLEGAMLVTGGCFLILSMTGVLGRMLSLFTPLVTGTYLLLLVSQLSGIFFQGMLTGANGDFDPLSALIALGVFFLVLLLSAVGRGWWKSYAMLIGMLAGWILFFALGRASGTEISTGSPVPSVFEWGLPRVGMESAVTGILVAFVLLSNMVASLAAVGEAVRGRSHVNIRELNRGSWVSGINHGLSALFSTGGMVPLSVSAGFIRLTGVRGRSPFLFACLLMIGVSLVPTLTEALASIPGPVVYAALLASFVQMAGTALRTVMEHPLDERRTTIFGISLVLGVGTMFLPTPFFDAFPPAVRYVLENGLLVGTLAVFFLEQLWRERKRLSSDPGGNNGDQHREKRLKEGIPSEQAGEGKAEGDYR
- a CDS encoding RsmB/NOP family class I SAM-dependent RNA methyltransferase, yielding MAQLPNEYLEQMNALLKEEYPAFLATYEEPPSKGLRVNTLKIGVEEFLQRVPFRLEPIPWCGEGFYFEPEEDRPGKHVYHAAGLYYIQEPSAMAPVVALDPRPGERVLDLCAAPGGKTTQIAARMRGQGLLVANEIDPRRVKVLVENLDRLGVSHAVVLTESPRRLSRRFVGFFDRILVDAPCSGEGMFRKDPDVCGRWSPRATRRCADVQLEILEAAAAMLRPGGRLTYSTCTFNPVENEEVILRFLEQHPEFELKPVPQAEHYREGRPDWVDGPSQLARSARLWPHHLRGEGHFVAVMEKTGGPEGTAPRPGAFPPVSADAKNKLKQFARETLAEGPPDGPFTLYGEHLYLLPGPLPTLKGLKVERPGCYLGQVKKGRFVPSHSWSMTLTPDRVKRAVSFAEDSPELHRYLRGETLPHSGEKGWVLVTVDRFPLGWGKISGGMLKNHFPKWLRWD
- a CDS encoding long-chain-fatty-acid--CoA ligase, whose protein sequence is MTEKKIWHQHYPEEVPATLEYPKAYLTDFLLESAREFPKRDAVHFMGKRITYQELLEDVYRFAHALADLGVRKGDRVSIMLPNTPQAVIAYYGALFAGAVVVQTNPMYMERELKHQLSDSGAETIICVDLVFDKVKKVMEETPLKRVIVTSIKDYLPFPKNLLYPLKMIKEGQHVDISYGGNIHRFSDLIRKAPANPVTMPVESPDELALLQYTGGTTGLAKGAMLTHRNLVANTVQCAAWMYRGRRGKEKTLGILPFFHVYGMTVVMNYSVYMAATMILLPKFDAGQVLKTIAEEKPTLFPGAPTMYVALINHPDIEKYDLSSVEACLSGSAPLPVEVQERFEKLTGGRLVEGYGLTEASPVTHANPVWGRRKTGRIGLPWPDTDCRIVNPETGEEVKQGEVGELQVRGPQVMKGYWNRPEETEKVLKDGWLSTGDMAFMDEEGYFAIMDRKKDVIIAGGFNIYPREVEEVLFEHPAVQEAAVVGVPDPYRGETVKAFIVLREGEKITEEELDAYCRERLAAYKVPRRYEFRSELPKTTVGKVLRRVLVEEEKQG